A stretch of the Aegilops tauschii subsp. strangulata cultivar AL8/78 chromosome 4, Aet v6.0, whole genome shotgun sequence genome encodes the following:
- the LOC109748528 gene encoding uncharacterized protein — protein sequence MMLYEIHSHAQIQDLQARSDELGHPEGIMGVDLVSLESVRIARESYALLCPLIKEFVFWGCPQLKNLSVVARLSLEIQMLEHDVLPQLKVQEAKLEQGALEALLLMKNSAIMLLHLRKRFMLALGVLLAEDDLVLARVKKLSIMLKDTADAVLKGDGNIAWLEERVLLLVQLVTNVLETPVRFYDPDEDDEKTYQPARGCCDEYFLGAWQTV from the coding sequence ATGATGCTCTACGAAATCCACTCCCATGCCCAAATCCAAGACCTGCAGGCCCGCTCCGATGAGCTGGGCCACCCCGAAGGCATAATGGGTGTGGATCTTGTCTCTCTGGAGTCGGTGCGCATAGCGCGCGAGTCGTATGCACTCCTCTGCCCGCTGATCAAGGAGTTTGTGTTCTGGGGATGCCCGCAGCTGAAAAACCTCTCGGTCGTGGCACGCTTGTCGCTGGAAATCCAAATGCTCGAGCATGATGTGTTACCCCAGCTCAAGGTTCAGGAAGCCAAGCTGGAACAGGGCGCCCTGGAAGCCCTCCTACTCATGAAGAACTCAGCAATTATGCTCTTACATCTGAGGAAGCGCTTTATGTTAGCCTTGGGCGTATTGCTTGCCGAGGATGATCTGGTCTTAGCCCGAGTCAAAAAGCTGAGCATAATGCTAAAGGATACTGCTGATGCTGTACTCAAAGGTGATGGTAACATTGCCTGGCTTGAGGAGCGTGTCCTGTTGCTGGTCCAGCTGGTCACCAATGTGTTGGAGACCCCGGTTCGTTTCTATGATCCTGATGAGGACGATGAGAAGACCTATCAGCCAGCTCGAGGCTGTTGTGATGAGTATTTCTTAGGGGCGTGGCAAACAGTTTAG